AGCCTGACTGAACACCATAGAGGTGCATCTCCGTACCACCCACCTGAGGAGCAGAAATATCAGCATTTACTCATAATCCAAATCCTCTCATCACATGACTCAGATACAGGATTGCTGTGGATACCTCGTGCTGATGCACTGCCATGATGGTTGGGTGCGAAACAGAACCAGTCTTTTGTTGTCGTCTGTCAGAGCGGCATAACGTCCTGACGCTGACAGGGCGAGAGCGAGAATCTGGTCACTTCCTTTCTCCTGAGAACTGCCACCATCACTGTAAGGGGTGAAGCACTAAACATGAGCATCAACTCGAGACTATTCAGCTAAATTCAGCTATGTGCTGGCTGAACAATGTTCCTATCAGGAATAACGagcatatataaaatttaatatctAGAAATATTTTCATGACACACAATATTAATCATGATATGCAATATTGCTTTTCTTTTGTGTAACAAAATAGTAAAacaggttattaaaaaaaatcattaattttttttaaaaacatgtaaacactcacatatctataccactttattctgtgtacagggtcacaacggcctggagcctatcccaggagagttagggcacaaggtgaatggggtgccaattcatctcaggacacacacatacacacactcactcaaacagtgcgggcaatttgggaacggcaattagcctaatttgcatgtctttggactgcgggatgaaactggagtacctggaggaaacccaccaagaacaagGAGAACATAGACACACAGAtttgaggcgggaatcgaaccctcgaccccaGAGGTGCGAGGCAAAAGTTCTAACCACGGAGCGACCATGCCAAGTCGTGTAAACATGGGACTAAATAGTTCTTACAGATATTCACAGGAAAGCTCAAAAGTATTGACACCCTGATACCTATATCGTACTGAAAACCTGAGCGTCATTGGTTACCTTTTGTCAGGTTCAGCTTCCTTTGGCTTCTGCTCTGCTTTGGTGCAGTCAAACAGGAATGAATccctaaaaacaaataacatcCTTTAGGTGATGAACAACTTCAACAACATTTTACATCCTGATTTCTGTTGGTGGTTTGGATCCCTGATCTGAAACATCTGATTCAACTCTGATCAGCTGATCAATCAAACCTTAATAAACACCACCAGCATTAGTAAAACAACACTGTTCAGTATTTATTTCCTAGTCAGagttaaagatatttttaattaCTATATTTAAATACGATATTTTTAGATAACCTATAACCAAAAAATAAGtgttatgatttattttacagtaaaattagTTTCCTATTTGTACAAGCACAGTTTCTCTCATGTTTACTCTTCCCATCTACTCTAATACAGATAAATCATCCACTTTACACAATAAAAGGTAGACAGGTTAAACTCCAGACCTGTTCTCTTTAGCATTCACAGCTATTAAATGGTGCGAGCTGCTCATCACCAGCCATTCTCCGGCACAGCACACAGCAGCCATGATGACTCCCACTCACATGCGCAAACCCGTCGCATTATTAATACGTCATCCATACGAACGTCTTGACTTGCGCTGCGATTGGTCCGTCGTCGTCATGGTCACCGCTGAACGGTCAGGTGGAGAAAagattatagaaaaaaaaacagggagagGAACGTTACAGAGGAATTAACTACTTGTTtttctataataaatatttttttaatagaaactcAGACAATTAGAGAGAAGAGACGACTGTGGAGAAAATGGGCGTGGTTTTAGtcgaaaaaataaaagagggcCTGCATTTGCCTAAACACCGCCCCCTGTTGGTGAACTGTTAACACTGCATATGACTTTCTCTCCTCTGTAGTTGGAAGTTggttgcttttttcttttcttttttttaaatcatgtttaattTGGCAATAAAAGCAGCCCAAATTCATGCCCTGACCAGGAGGTTAAGACCTGCTGTCTCCAGCAGCTGGGCTCATCACACTTCAAAGCTCTACAGGCAGCTGGGAGAGTACCGCCGCTTTCTTCATAAATTTTGAGAAAAGAAACCATGCCCtagtaaaaaaacatatatttctaCTCATTCGCTTTTACACCTGACTGGgattttattgtaataattctaattaaattttttttatatctattttaAATGATCTTTTATTGTGATTTCTCTTTTTACgtattgtgttttattaaattgcTCTAATATTGTACAGCACTTTCGGcaacttttgttgtttttaaatatgctaaataaatttgacttgtCTTAAAAAGCCATGAAACACCACAGCCGATACCACTGCTATGACCCTGCCCCCTTCTTCTTTAATTTCTTCGTCTTATACATGTTCCTCAAGAACACACTTGGTACTGCATACTGACtctattaaaatacaaaaagtaaaataatcacTTGACTAGGAAATTTCTATAATTACACATTTTCCTTCAATACtgattttacatatttacattacaCTAATGTCTTTTGGCATTTGTGTAACTCCAAAAccttattattttgatttagcCCTTTATATCTCTTTGCATACCAGGTCTACAATCTTGGtactttattcattaaaaaagatTTCCACATAAACGCTCATGTGTATCATGGAAACACATCGGTCTGATTGTATGAAATCCGTTTTCTATGTAGGActgaaaaaatgtatataagaaGTAAATTCCATAATCATACAAATGCATGTCTACCAGATCTTATTTCCTAGGTGGTGTAATTCAGCCTGAGGTAAACTATTACTGCCTAaagatgattatttttctaaaacagtACATCCTGATGTTTTGGATCCATATTGCATTATTACTGGATTATGGTAAAAGTGCACTTAAATAGTTTgtagttacatttaaatttgtgaAATATCAATGAGGCACATTAATTCACAATGTCATTTAGGCTTCATTATAGCAGTGAGTCGCTGGATAACATAGACTGAGGACCACTGATCATGTAAcaatatttattagttttattccttattagACTGTCATATCACCTACACTGGTACAAACTACACTATACAAAGATTTTGGATAAGCTTCATTAATTCGAGTCTCAACCTTAAGCAGTTATTCCAGCTTATTACCAGTTCACACCTTTAAACCACAGTGtttgtcatttttcattttagaatTGTCCATGTCCAGAATGAAACAGTTACTAAAGCTGAATAAGGGTAGTGGGGTTAGATTTGGTTAGATTTCCCCTAAAACCCAAAGACCTGCATTGCAGTTTGACTTTTCCAAAATTGTGTGGTACTGTGCACTGTGATTGGTGGACACCCATCCAGGAAGTCCCATGAGTTTCCGGTGATGGACTCCTGCCTGATGgtatttttttatgtccatGTCATTCCTTAAAACTATGCATAATTATACAGCTATAAGTACAGCTATAAGTTAACTAGTTTCCACCTAAATGTCTGGCACGTACATGTAAgtggtttacatttttttgctttttcatgtgtatgttaatataaaaaaataaaataaaaagtcctgTGTGCAGGGTCAtggtgggcctggagcccatcccaggagacttagggcacaatgAAAGGTACAGCTTTgacagggtgacaatccatTGTAGGGGACCCgtacactacgagcaatttcaGAAAACAAATTGACTTAATCTGCACATGCTtggactgtggaaaaaaaaaacgaaatacccagaggaaaggcaccatgcatggggagaacatgaaaacttcatgcacacagagtcgtggtgggaattgaaccctgaaccctggaggtgcagggccacagtgctacgccactgtgccgcctggGGTGATATTATTGAATAaggactttaaaatacattttgaattAGATTAAAGGAACTGGTAAAGaggtaataatttatttatgacaGGCATATGTGAGACCGGATTAAGATCTTGGAACTAACCCATATTCATAGACATTTCAGCAGTACATTTGCAGTGTTTAAAGATTTGCACTTGTCAtacagatctggcaacccttgACTTTCTGGGTTGTGCATTAAATAAGCACTTATATATGGAatatttgctttctttttaaataaaaagaatgcaTTGTAGAACATTGATCTGATGTGATTATTAATGAAATGCATGTTGCTTTAATACttataaaaagaatgaaagagagagagagggagagagggagagagagagagaggacaacATGACTGTACAGCAGTGGGAGGAGTAATAAAGTAGGAAGGGGGCGTGTCCTCTGTTTGTGCACTAAAGACACATTGGTCTGGAGTTTACCTGCGCAGTGTTTGATAGAAGTGGTTTTAAAGACTTCAGAAGCTGTTAGGGGGCGTGTAGCTGTAGCTGAAGCTTTGATCTTGTttgattatttagtttttttgttctgttttgaaAGGTAACACTTTTTACTCTAGATTACATACTCCATACAGACAGTTGTataacagtactgtacagtttaGGGGaagaaagtgcagcttgtgaTTCGGACACTTTATGTCTGGGTTGAATGATTTAGTACATGCAGTTTAAAAGCTACAGAACATACATTTTTCACTCCTAATCTGCGGAGACCTGGGAAATACTGGAAAATACTGAGAGTTTTATTTGTCAATAGGATACAAATAAGCTGTAACTAGAAGCTGAACAAGTTAAACTGTATTCAAAGAGAAACTCTTGTATTTAACTACAACAGTAAAGTTTATTTTCCACAGGAAGAGAGGTAAAGAAGTTTAAGCATGGCGGCGGCAATGCTCAGAATTGGACGACTGGGAACTTTTAAGGTaacttattgttttatttttcatgcatttgatacataatgagaaaaatgaggAGCAATGAGTGCATGGGTTTATACATCACACTTTGACAAAGAAgcgtaaaataaatgaaataaatcaggTTTATAATAACATACGAAACTCATATCTTAACATATCTTAGTCTCTCTTATACCCTCTTGAGAACAGAGatttataaaactgtaaatgtttaatacttaaatataacacgttttatatatatatatatatatatatatatatatatatatatatatatatatatatacacacacagtatgtataaaaaagaaaatttaatgtTAGCCATCTACAGTAAGTTTAGTTTTAGAGTCTATAGTCTGTACTGAAAACAGAGACATTGTGTTCATTCGTAAAGCTGGGAGGTAAATATATAATATCCCAGAAAGtctccatttttttaaattggtatTTTGGTTACATTCGGCACATCGGGCGACAGATACTCCCCAGGCTGGAGACATAGCCACCATTTCTATGGCAGTCACTTAAAGGGTCTGGTTGCCAGCTTGACACCCGATTGTCATTCGcgcactactggcaatttgggaacatcagttagtctattctgcatgtctttggactgtgggagaaaaccggagtacccagaagaaacccaccgagcacaagaagaactccacacacacagacctgaggtcaAACTCcaacccaggaggtgcaaggcgaaagtgctaacgactaagccaccatgctgccaaaaGTCTCCATAGAGACACCAGATGGCATGGAGGCATTTGTGACACCCTGCCGTTTCAATAGATCTAAATAGACACAATTGCCAAAAATGGTTGCTAATATATGTGTCTTGGACATTCAGGATGCTACATTTAATGCATTGCcatgtcagaaaaaaagtgTACATAGTCCGATGGATCctataaaattcaaattcaaattcaaattcaaattttatttgtcacatacacaaacatacacagtacgaaatgtagtgaaatgcattatacgactgtcattgaccctaaaagagagttaaattttacaaataataaataaatatgaataaaagaaatacgatataaattaaattaaaaaattaaattaaactaggaaaaatagaactaaaaataaaaatagaaatgtgctaggaaaaaaatagaactagaaataaaaatagaaatatgatgtacaggAACATGTTATGCTCTGAAGTAGGTACATAATGTCCAAGcacaaattgtttaaatgacCACATTTTCAACATCAGTTGCTAAGTACACACAATCTGGACCAAATTaggaaataattttcatttaggCAAGATTTAGGCACTTTTCATTTAAGGGTGTAGGCCAGTAAGGATCTGTTATCAGTATTGTTTAAAGAATTCTGAGATGAATAAACTCCAAATCGAAAAATAAATGGAATTCACATAACGCTGAGTCTCTTCACTTTAATCTCCTtgacattatttacattttaaaccaaATGTGCTTGAACAGAGATGAAAACAACAAAGTGTGCAAAGCTATGAACTGGATTTCAGTACAGTGGACtaatttcctttcttttattagaGCCTGCAGGCAGAGAGCTGGAGTGCATTACAAAAAGCCCAAGTGGTTGTGCTGCGTTCAAAATCTGGACAGGGTAAGAAGTCTAAAAAGTCCAACAAAGGTAGGTAGAGTAAAGGAGTCTACAATGTTTTATgctattattttattgtgttttatatcttaaacgagggcaggggtagctcagtggttaaggtgctGGGCTGCTGATCCCTGGGATGCTGagatgccactgttggacccttgagcaagttTTCTCACCCTCAAATGCTCAGATTCAATCAGGTGTCAAGCTGGCAACCTGACCCCTCAAGAATCTGCCACTGAAATGATGGATATATCTCCAGGAAGTGGAGTTTGTCCACATGGACATGGGCATGGAGATATGTGCTCATTAAGTCACAAGAGCTTTAGTGAGATCAGGCACTGTTTTGGGGTGAGGGGGCCTGGCGAGCAGTCAGTGTTCCAGTTTATCTTAATTGAACCTTGTTTTATGtttcttgctttgtgcacagaggCATTGTCAGGCTGGTACAGGTTTGGGCCATGTAGTGCAAGTGAACTGCAGTTGCTACAGCATACAGTGCAAAGACATCCTATACCAACTTTGTAGCAGCAGTTTAGGAGAAGACCAAAAATGGGTTTGCTCAGGTGTCCAGAAACATTTGGTTGTATGTTAAAAGTGTATTGAAATGGTGGTAccaacattttttaattgacctggaattttttttttttattgtatgtcAAAATTAGTAGCTTGGATTTGGATTCATGCCATCGAACACAGCTATGCAGATGCATTAATTTCAGAAATGTAAAGACCAAGTTGCTCAAAGAAAGTACATTTTTAAGTTTGGACTTTATTCATCACACATACACTTCTGCACAGTGAAACTTTTTATTCTTCGcctatcccagcttcttgtaagtaggctggggtcagagggcagggtcagccattatacggcACCCCTGCAGCAGAcaggtttaagggccttgctcaagggcccaacagcggcaacctggacTCGAACCGCGACCTCCTGATCAGTAACTAAGAGCCACCACCACCCCAACAATGTgaagtatataataaaataccatttctttaaaaatagtgaatagaatgttatttatatgaatacttcccgaaaaatattgcaaatatGATCTAAGAGATCATACTatgacataaaaaattatatagtaTCAtaataaaataggaataaatacagtggtcaccactggcctccacagtcccgaGTTGGACTATATAAAGGgtcctagatgaatggatggatgggtagGATCATAATGCATGAGACTTATTCAGGGACTCCTACATtgctaaaaaaatttattcgtATGTCCTACACTATGGCGATCATTTAAATGCCATGCGCTTTTTAGAAACCAGTCAATCGTACATACTGTTTATTGGCAGCTCCTTTGAACAGCCCATATAGTATTAGGTTGTGTTGAGGGGAAAGCCTTTATATGTCCCTCTGATGTCACCCGAATTATCTATAAACAACATAGAGACGGAAAAAACTGACAGCTTTTAAGAACAGCTAAtggataaagaaatataaatgcaGGACAAATCTGGCTTATttactcaagttttttttttcacatactcCGTAAAAAAATTCTTTGAAATAGCCTATAGTATCACAGTGTTGATTTGTTCAGTGATCAGTCCAGAAGGGTGACCCTTTAAAGCCCTCTCAAGCTAAAGCAAGATGTAAATAAAGGCTCATGGAGGTCAAGACATAGTAAATACTTCATACCTAGGGTTTACAGTGCTTTTGTGAGCAATGTAAGATCAAGCCTGTATAATTACATCAgaagttaaaaaataacaagcttttatatataaaatattacaagcTTATTGTAAATATAGGAAACTTGCTGAATAAAGCTGGTATTCCACTTTAATGTGGTTATTATTCTCCTATATgaccattcattcatttaatcattCATTTTCTGTACCGCATTTTCTGTACCGCTTATCCTTTAGGCAGGAGGCAGGAAACTgtctgtacattattttattcatgtgcCACATTGTTAGAGTTGACGTTAGCTTGGTATAGACCAGGGGTGTCAAACCTTAAACAGAAAGGGCATGTGCATGTGAAGGCTTTTGTTCCAATCAAGCAGAAGTCACACCTGATTCCACCTGTTAAATCAGTCGTTCTTGGCATTTAATCAGATGTGGCAtctgcttggttggaatgaaagcTTGCTCCCACACCAGCTCTTTCTGGATGAGGTTTGACACCTGTGGTATAGACATTGCACCTATGCGTCATCTAATTACTTTTTGTGAAAGCTGGTTAACTGGTTGCTTGTCCAGACAGTGCAGGACATGAAGAGATTCAATAAatcgtttttgtttgttttccttctAGAAACATCCAAATCAAAAACGTACTTTGATATTCAAAATCTTATTCAACACAGAACCTACCAAGGAGTCACCAAGCAGGCCATAACACCTGCTCCTGCTACCCCCACAGCAGTAGCAGCAGCTGGGTCTGTAACTGCAGCAGCCATTTCTAACCAAGCTGCAGCTGTAGCACCCCCAACTGCTGAAGTCATTACTGATCCTGTCCAAAGTGAAAGTTCACCTGTTACAGAAATCTGTCCAGCAGCAGTGGATACCACACCTATCCCAAAAGTCGCTGCTGCTCAACCTGCTGttgaagctgaacctgttggtgAAGATGCAAGAGAAGTCACTTCCCATGTTCTTGAAGCTGAAGTTGAAACTGTACCTGTTGCAGAAAACCCAGCCCCTGCTTCTACAGCTGAAGTCATACCCATTGCAAAAGCTACCCCAGAAGCAGTTTGCCCTGTTATTAAAACTGTCCCTGCAGATGTTGCAGAAGTTATTCCAGAAGTTACAGTTGAGTCAGCCCCTACAGGGGTTGCTGCAGGGGTTTCAGCCGAACTAGAAGCTGCTCCTACAGACCTTTCCCTAAAAGTTACAGCTCAAGCAACTTCTGCTGCAATTATTTCAAAAAATGCAGTTGAAGCATCCTCTACAGACGTTGCCCCAGAAATTACACCTGAAGTGACCACTACGGCAGTTGCTCCAGAAGTTACATGTGAAACAACCACCACTACTGCTGTGCCAGAGTCTGCAGGTGAAGCAGCCCCCAAAGAAGTTGTCCCAGAAGTTACAGCTCAAGCAACTTCTGCTGCAGTTATTTCAGGAGCTACAGTTGAAGCATCCTCTACAGATGTTGGCCCAGAAGTTACACCTGAAGTGACCACTACACTAGTTGCTTCAGAAGTTACATGTGAAACAACCACCACTACTGCTGTGCCAGAGTCCGCAGGTGAAGCAGCCCCCAAAGAAGTTGTCCCAGAAGTTACAGCTCAAGCAACTTTTGCTGCAGTTATTTCAGGAGCTACAGTTGAATCATCCTCTACAGATGTTGGCCCAGAAGTTACACCTGAAGTGACTACTACAGCAGTTGCTTCAGAAGTTACATGTGAAACAACCACCACTAAAGCTGTGCTGGAGTCTGCAGGTGAAGCAGCCCCCAAAGAAGTTGTCCCAGAAGTTACAGCCCAAGCAAATCCTGCTGCAGTTATTTCTGGAGCTACAGTTGAATCATCCTCTACAGATGTTGGCCCAGAAGTTACACCTGAAGTGACTACTACAGCAGTTGCTTCAGAAGTTACATGTGAAACAACCACCACTAAAGCTGTGCTGGAGTCTGCAGGTGAAGCAGCCCCCAAAGAAGTTGTCCCAGAAGTTACAGCCCAAGCAAATCCTGCTGCAGTTATTTCTGGAGCTGCAGTTGAAGCATCCTCTACAGAAGTTGCCCAAGAGGTTACAAACGAAGTGGCCACTACAGCAGTTTCTCCAGAAATTGTCTCTGAAGGTACATGTGAAACAACCACCACTGAAGCTGTACCAGAAGTTACCCAAGGGGTTAAACCCAAAGTGGCCACTACAGCAGTTTCTCCAGAAATTACCTCAGTAGTTACATGTGAAACAACCGCCCCTGAAGCTATGTCAGAGTCTGCAGGTGAAGCAGCCCCTACAGAATTTGTCAACGAAGTTACAGTTGAAGCAGCTCCCACAGAAATTGCTCATGAACTTATGGCAGGGGCAACTCCTTCGGATGTCGTTCAAGAAGTTACAAATCAGACAGTTCCTACAGAAGTTGCACCTGAAGTGGGCTCCAAAGAGCTTGCTCCAGAGGTTATGGCTAAAGCAATCCCAACAGAAACTTCAGCTGAAGCAGCAGCTTCTGTAGACCCTGTTGTAGAATCTGTTATTGAGACTGTCCTAGAAGCTGCTGCTGAAGCGGTTACTGAAGTCATTGCAGAAACTGTCCCTTTTGAAGCTGTTGTTGAAGTAGTGGACGCAATTGCTGAAACTGTAGCTGAAGTTGTTGCAGAAGCAGCTTCAGTAGAAAATCAAGATGACATTGCCAGTGTGATTACTGATGCAGCAGAGGCTCCTGTCGAAGTAGAAGCATCTGAGGGTATACACCACCTTCCTTAACTACTACTcaatatattgatatattttgattctgtaataaatgaaaaagttaatCTTCATCCGAATTTCTTAAGTCTATAAagcaacagatttttttcctttggctGTTAGCTGGTTTGGACCCTATTCAGAAACTCTTCTTGGATTCCATTCACACCTATTCCTCCAGAAGCATGTAAGTGTTTCTCATCCTGATGACTGACCAAACAGAAATGGACATTTTAATCTTATTACTTCATAatcacattatttaaaaattaaaatcactgTAAATGAACATTTCACCGCTGTTTGTTCactcaatgtacagtatgtgtgtatttaactGCATTCTCTTGTATTATCAGAGGAACTGGGGGTCTGGTTGATGCAGGTCTTGAATACCACAAGGCCCTGGCTGAGGAAATCACCAAACTACAAAGGTTATATGGTGGTGGAGACCTGGAATCATTCCCAGAATTTAATTTTCCTGGTTGgtcaaaggtttattataattatcttaACTGAGCTTTGCTTGAATATCTTGAATATTCATCCTACAGTTCACTTATACAtcatattaataaattttttaattgtggtGTTTACTTCAACAGAATTTCTTCCCTTTCAAGGGAATGTCAGTAGACCTGATCTTGCATAAGCCTTACAGAGGGTTTATTCTCGATAGCCCCAAGCTAATTGCTCATCCCAGTTGCAGAGCTTTTATTAAAACAGTGCTCTCGCTTGAAAGAGCTCATACAGTCTGATCAACCATGCGACTAATCTAGTCAACAAAGGCTAAATGATTGTCACGCAAACCTAGCAAGCATATTTGAACTCATATAATAGTATgccatattaaattaaaatcacaaaatgtTTTCCGTTAACTCCAGAGCGGCcagaaaaaatgtatacacacttcaacatgaaaaatatttgcCTCTCTTTTGATGACCACATGACAACATCAACGGTGCGACTACTGAAAAAACATAATACTAAACATTGCTGCCTTATTTCAattgaagtttaaaaaaactgCATAGACAACAActgttaaagtgtgtatacattttgggACCCTATGTAGATATTCATAGGGTAGGCTAATGTTAGTTCTATAAGCAAATTCTTAGCTATATATCTTTGTGTATGACAGACTTAAGTTAAAatagtctttatttatttttatttattaatagtgGCATCCATCCAGTGACATCTTttcatattaaaatgtattttttatttatttaccagtaACATGGATTAATTATTACAGAAAAAAGAGGGGTGTTGGAAATGTGTTCAGTTCAAATTCTGATGTGCTTAAGTTTAAACATTAAGATATTTAAGGCTGtctattttactttacagtgaGTAACAGTAGGATTTGGAAGAAAAGGAGGATGTCTTTCTTTTAGATGTAATTAAGCAAGTACTATAATAAAGTACTGATTCACTTTAATAAAGTACAGATactttaaagtatatatatatatatatatatatatatataattaaaaatttataataaactgcatTGCAATTGGTGAATAAGTATAATTCAATTAATGTATGATTTTGCCTTGAACCTTGAACTCTTTACAATCTTAATAATATTGGTTGTATTTTAGGAGGatcagcaaaacataaaataaatttaaatgaataccTAATAATCATGCATTataatgtatttctttatttattagttatacCGAATGCAATGTCTCCTGAGCAaggctttatttaatttttttttttttttattccagaacCAACGTTGGATGAAGTGTTTACCAAGTAAACAGcctttttttacaccattatGCCATTTTGTGCCTCCATCTGGGACAAATATGGTTGCTCTCTTCACCATgggcatttaagtcaaaccgagacttgaTGAAAtttcccttaaatgaaaacattcccaaaagacttcaagcacagtacagtgatgggACTCATAGCTGCAGTAAAACGTTTGAATGGTGTAAACAtattaaagaaggctgtacgttCATAAATTACATTCCCAGCTGAGATGGCTTGGAGCCCCATAACATTCTTACTTGATTGTATCTAAGAACTTGTGAAATGTACGGATAGGTATATTAGAGTATgagatta
The DNA window shown above is from Clarias gariepinus isolate MV-2021 ecotype Netherlands chromosome 5, CGAR_prim_01v2, whole genome shotgun sequence and carries:
- the si:ch211-140m22.7 gene encoding calphotin — encoded protein: MAAAMLRIGRLGTFKSLQAESWSALQKAQVVVLRSKSGQGKKSKKSNKETSKSKTYFDIQNLIQHRTYQGVTKQAITPAPATPTAVAAAGSVTAAAISNQAAAVAPPTAEVITDPVQSESSPVTEICPAAVDTTPIPKVAAAQPAVEAEPVGEDAREVTSHVLEAEVETVPVAENPAPASTAEVIPIAKATPEAVCPVIKTVPADVAEVIPEVTVESAPTGVAAGVSAELEAAPTDLSLKVTAQATSAAIISKNAVEASSTDVAPEITPEVTTTAVAPEVTCETTTTTAVPESAGEAAPKEVVPEVTAQATSAAVISGATVEASSTDVGPEVTPEVTTTLVASEVTCETTTTTAVPESAGEAAPKEVVPEVTAQATFAAVISGATVESSSTDVGPEVTPEVTTTAVASEVTCETTTTKAVLESAGEAAPKEVVPEVTAQANPAAVISGATVESSSTDVGPEVTPEVTTTAVASEVTCETTTTKAVLESAGEAAPKEVVPEVTAQANPAAVISGAAVEASSTEVAQEVTNEVATTAVSPEIVSEGTCETTTTEAVPEVTQGVKPKVATTAVSPEITSVVTCETTAPEAMSESAGEAAPTEFVNEVTVEAAPTEIAHELMAGATPSDVVQEVTNQTVPTEVAPEVGSKELAPEVMAKAIPTETSAEAAASVDPVVESVIETVLEAAAEAVTEVIAETVPFEAVVEVVDAIAETVAEVVAEAASVENQDDIASVITDAAEAPVEVEASEAGLDPIQKLFLDSIHTYSSRSIGTGGLVDAGLEYHKALAEEITKLQRLYGGGDLESFPEFNFPEPTLDEVFTK